In Amblyomma americanum isolate KBUSLIRL-KWMA chromosome 8, ASM5285725v1, whole genome shotgun sequence, the DNA window CCGCCTATCCAGTACGACCGCGACCTGATTGCGTACGGGCAGACCTCGTACAATAATTACATTGCAGCCAGCACGCGCATCGTCACCTCCAAATCTCCAGGTAGGGATGGCTTTtattgatggatggatggtatGGATCGATGGCGTATGGATTCTTAACGGTAAAATTTTCCTCAGCTAGCAGAATGGTGTGCGGCATATAGTCCGCAAACGCTTTTGCATCGCCACATGTGAAAAAACTAAGCAGGCACTTTTGTGCACTAATACGAAGCGCGTGTAAAAGCGTGCAAATGGTGCCATGCTTAGAAAAACGACCGACATCTAGGTCGGTTAACAGGAATGTTCTGTAACCTAGAGCAGAGGCTGCTGAGACACCCTGAAAGAACAACTTCTACAGAAAAATTGAAGAATTATGCATTGGTATGTTTCATTGCACCTTGTATGCGATGGAGCATCCCTAAAATTACAAGACCGTGGCTAAATTACCTACACCTCTTTTCGATGGTGTCCAGTACGCGACATCGAAGATGTTGCTGGAGAAACGCGGTGTCATTAAGGAATAAAAGCGATTACCAGAGCATAAGAATATTATCCCACTTGGTTTTCGAAAAATAACAAAGAAATGAAGTCAGGCGAACAACGTCGTTGGAAATGAAGGTGCCAGTGAACGCTACTAAGCACGGTTAAAACAAGTCAGCTTCGCGTTGGGGGAGCACGCACAGCTAAAGAATGACTATACAAAAAGACATCTGGGAGTCAGAAACGCTTGAAAGGGACATGCAATGGAAAGCaattctgaaaataaaaatactgTGTAGTCAGCATCTTGGGAAATGCTTTTAAGCATGTGGAGACCTTAGAAGTGACCCAGGAAAATACATATTTACGATTATTGTGCGACGAGTGTAGGTTGCGTACGTACCAGGTTAGGTACTGTTGTAGGTATTGCGCTTGGGTTGTAGGGAAGAGTAAGTATACACTCTAGAATATTCCAGGAGAAAAGAAACACTAGGTTCCGGACTCGTACAGGTCCCATGATTACACCTtgtgatcaagggacccgtaGGGGCCCGAAACATAGcgtttcaattttcttcgaaagttGGAGAGGTTATGTTTACTACTTCTACAATCTTCCCTCATCGCCAGATGGTGTTCCGTcaaatgcttttattttttgtgttcgGCGTTTTCTCACACTGAATTATGAACGCGTATCTAATCTCTAGTCCGCCATGGTACGCTATATGTTTAGACACGCTGCCTGGTTAGAAAATCTCGAAGCGCCCTGTTTACATTTATTTTTGTTGTCGTTCTGCTTTCAGAATCACAGCCTATGTCGTAAGTAATCTCGCATTTTGACACGAGTGCAGTCAACTGCTCGCAGGTGTCTTTGCAAAAGCTTGGACAAACTCTTGACAAACCAGTTTGTTCCTTAAGATGCTCAGGCAAAAGTCAACATATTTCTTACAGGAATGCTTTCAGCTGCCCGGCTTGTTCTAGCCGTCTCGCCTCTTGTTCACGTAGTCAGCTATTACACTTCGAGCTATATTTAAGACATGAACTTACTTAGAGATGTCGCTAAGAGCTCTAGTGTCGTCATAAGAAGCACTTTCACTTTTAATTGTTTGAGTAGAGAAGATAATTTCATGGACATGCACAGCAATAATGGAAATGTAAACAAGGAGCATTTCAAAAATACGCTTAAAGATGTAAAATTACAATTCACAATAAGTAAGTTTTGCTTGGATAGAAGAGTTGGTTGATATTGTTCACTTGAAGTTATGTTTCTGTGAGAGGACAGTGCGAGAATGAAATCTTGGAACAGTACCAAAAGAAGTAAAAAATACCTGTCTGAAAACCATAATAGCAACCAGAGGCCTTGGTTACTCAATTTCGTGTCACAAATGGCCTGTAAAAGAGCTTCTTATGACGACACTACAGCCGTTAATAATATCTATAAGTAAGTTCGTCTCTTAAATATAGCTCGAAGTGCGATAGCTGACTACGTGAACAAGAAACGAGACGTCTAGAACAAGCCGGGCAGCAGGTTTTAGGTTCTTAGGTTTTAAGTTCGGCGCTGCAACATATTTAAGTTCAACGCTGCAATatcaaaagcatttttcatagTACGTAGCCTTAAGCAAAGTAAAAATTGCAGTGCAAGTTATTTCTATTCGTGGGTTATTTGCAGGCAATCCGTTGGGACGAACAAAAATTTCCTCCAAGCCTTTAGACGTTTTGTGACTGCTGCTTTTGTTCGTGTTGCACTACGGTACAGGCTTCACGAACGCGGTCTTATATGCATTACATCTCGGTGTCAATACTTCTTGCTTTTTGTGTGATTACCTGCGTGTGTCAATAGAAGCCTATACTTGCTTGTTGTGTACCCTTGTCCTTGTTTTCATGTGTGCAGTACCTTTGGTTCATCACTACTACACGCCTAGCGCTCCTCGGctctatccccctcccccctcccccccccccccccaaaaaaaaagaagcctgcaAAGTCACGCCTTTGATCACTGCCAGTTAATGTGCTCCTCACATCTATTCTTTTCGGTTGGTGAAGccattccttttttttgtgcCCTTTACTCATCCTTTATTCTTCAGCATTGAAATGCCATTCAGAAACTAATAGCTCTTTTTTCCCTAACCGTTTGCCTCTTCGAGTGCTCTGATTTCTCACCCTATCATCTCATTTGCTTTGGTCTCTCACGTGCAGGCAGAACCGCTTGACCTCACTGGTGATACTTACATGCTGCTTCGTCACCCTCTTTGCTGTGTTAGCGATCTTCACGTCGCTGGTTCTGATATTCGGTGAGCGTGAACTTGTCCCTATAGTGCAGTAATATGCGACACTTTCCTTTCGACTACCCACATCAATTCCTCTAGTGTGCTCTGTGTTCCGCTCTTCTCTGTCAACTGAGAACAGTGGCAGAGGCGGATGCAAATGTCCGGCGCGGTCAAAGCGACAGTTGCATCGATAACTGATAGGTGATAGCATTGCAGCACATGACATACAAAGTAAACGGCCCGAAAtacggaaaaaaaaacatacacgacaggaccagcgccaacttacaactgaattttattttgcgTCACACCTGCCTTTTTCTAGGCCAACACGCCGTAACATTCGTGCAATCCCGCATTCGCACAGTCATGAAGCCAACACGCAGTACAACAGATCACTGAGAGAGATCTAATACATGAAGCACGATAAGTAACCACTTAACATATTTTATCATAGCCATCCGGAACAAAAACCCAAGCAACGGCTAGAATAACATAACAAACAGCTCTTCATCAACATGAAAATTCAACGATCATGACCAAGCAAACACTtaataaccacgtttcttgttgGTCATCTGATATAATTCCTCATGTGGTTGTATCGCTTTCGGTTGATAAGGGTTTGCTTGGTAATGATCGTTTGATTTTAATGCTGATTCAGAGCTGTTGGTTATATTTTTCATAACGTTGCTTGCGTTTTTCTTCCGGATGGTCATGATAAAATATGGTACGTGGTTACTTATCGTGATCTGTTGTACTGCGTGTTGGCTTCGTGACTGTGCGAATGCGTGATTGCACGGATGTTACAGCGTGTTGGCTTATAAAAAGGCAGGTTTGacgcgaaataaaattcagttgtaagttggcgctggtcCTATCGTGTATATTTCTCTTTTGTctccgtatttcgcgccgttttctttgtgaatcatgaaccatctagcccaaagtTCTTCTTAGCACATGGGAACCGAAAATCTCTTCTTTCGCCCGACAGCCATTAGGGGTATCATTGAGACGACCATTCAGAATGCCGAGAAGAGGACGCTATCGAAGAGCTACCGTCTCTTGTCAAGTCAACCAGCTGGGCTTGCGGGTGGGCGCGTTTAGGATGGGAAGGAGGCATAGAGACTACACGGAAACTTCAGGCAATTTCAGTTCATTGTTCACCTCGAGGCAAGCCGCAAAGTTCGGAAGTTGAGGTCGCTGCTTTACTGTAACCTATTAGCAAAGAAAGAAGTGCTCTTCGCCGCAACGCAAAGAAAAGAGAATTCCTAGCCAGCCTATGCCACTCACTGCGAGCGATTAAGTTTTAGGACTGCATACTCGTCCTATCACATCACCTCCCTTCTCTCGGAGTGCACGTTGCCTTTCTTGCATAAAACCAGGCCCACGTGAGCTACAGGAACACATATGTGATATCTTTAAACGCGGCATCCTTCCAGTACCTGTGCTCTGTGTGGCGCAGCACTAAAGTATACATGTGACTGGTTGGTAGCTAAACGCGATAAGCTTCTGTCCCTGCGCACTACTGCTCTGACGTAGTACAACTTGACGTCACTACGAAGCCGCGTATACATCAGTCGCTGCAAAGATGATTGTAACGCCACTGCGACTCCGTACCAGAGTTCGAATCTGGCTCCGACGACGACGCTCCGGATAATCTAGACGCATCCgcgacggtgtccatcattcctGACCCCGTGATGGTTGTTCCGCCCCGCCCTTCCGTGCTGAGGATCACGCCTGAGAGAAAGACGACGACAGTAGCGGGgacaacgaagaagacgacgacgaagttgACGACAAGGATGGAGACTACCATGCCCATCAGTACTGCCACGCCATCGTCGTCGACCCAGTCACCCAGGATGGGTGAGAGTCTACCCGTTGTCCATCCACATAGAATATTATGGCTGGGGTTGGTAGTAAACGTCCCGATGATGCGATGATTTTTTTAATTACTGAAATTTGCCTCTCAGTATAAACTACAGgctcgaacacgggaactccggatcagcagcctgTAGTGGATCCGGatcagcggctgcgtttttatggaggcaaaacgctaaggcgcccgagtgctgtgcgatgtcagtgcacgttaaagatccccaggtggtcgaaaatattccggagccctccattacggcacctgttccttcctttgtttcactccctcctttatcccttctcttacggcgcggtttaggtgtccaacgatatatgagacagatactgcgccatttcctttacccaaaaaccaattaccatTATTTTAGTATAAACTACAGTACGCTTTAGTTGCCCAGCATTATCAAACGTCTTTTTTTACGACGTTTTCTATTATCCACGATTTTCTCTGATGCAGTCGTCCTTctttacccgctgcggtggcttagtttttagggcgctcggctactgatctggagctcccgggttcgaacccgaccacggcggccgcgtttcgatggaggcgaaacgcacagccgcctgtgtgctgtggatgtcagtgcacgttaaagatccccaggaggtcgaaaatattccggagccctccactgaggcacctctttcttcctttcttcttccactccttcctttatctcttcccttacggcgtagttcaggtgtccgctgatatgtgagacagatactgcgccatttgctttccccggaaaccaattttcaattttttcgcaATTTCCCGGaacctacactacggcacctgtttcttccttttcatctttcactccctccttcatccgtGCACTtaacggcacggttcgggtgttcaccgagatatgcgagacagttactgtgtcatttcttttcctcaaaaaacaatttttagtttttattagCCACTGTTTTCAGGCGCCACTTGTAGAATGGGAAGTCGCGCTTACGAACTGTAGTGTGAAAATTtgctttttccaggaaaggaAGTCGCGCgggaactgtctcacatatctcggtcgacacccgaaccgcgctgtaaaagaagggataaaggaggaactgaaagaaggaaggaacaaaGAGGAGCCTTAGTGATGgtttccggataatttcggccacctgttgCAAGAAGCCCACGTCCTCCAGCGGACGTAAGTGGGGTGATGGTAGGGATCGTGATGAGTTGCTGCCATCCTCCTGTGCAGTCATGGACAAGCAGCCCTTAGTATGCACTATGGGCTCTAGGACGAGCTCAGCGCAGATGTTCCCACCAGACACCCTCTGCGAGTACATCATCTACGACTCGATCGAGAAGGACAACCGCAACCCACTGGCCTCTCCTAACCAGTGGGGCAATGACCTGCGCATCTTCATTGACGCTTACGCCAGGTACACCACGACGGCCTTCGGCATCGGCTTCGCCTACGAGTAAGTGCCAGAGACCTTGAGCTATCGCCATTAGAGAAATTCTGGCTTACATAAAATACGAAGTACCTGCGACTCAGGACTTTCACCTGATGCGCTGTGGTAACGCTCTCAATTTCGTTTCATTCATCCTTTATCAACGCGTGGTTCGAGGATAGCAAACATGAACTCCACAAGGTAACAGTGAAAGTCCGTTATTACATGCTATTCATCTAGCATTCTGTACGTTAGAGGGCGAGGACAATATCACGCAGTTGACAGCGACACATTCTTCCTTTTTGCGCCGATGGCTTGTGAGGATGCGGTGGTGCAAATGTGCCGATATGGTACAGCTCAGATAGAAAATCAGGAGGCTGGCAATTCTTTTGGGCGCTACTTATTCACGACAATGAGCGAAGACGTTTTAGATTTTAAAACGCTGGCTACAATTACGGCATCATTGTGACGTTGCTACGAAAACACTGCTTAGCTTTGACGAGGTGCTCAGTTTTTTCAAGTTTATGCATCTAACTCGGCCGTGTCATTTTTGATTAGTGCAAACGTCGTGCCGCTTTTCCGTCCAGCGTACTTgtgagcatttatttatttttcacatCGGACCGACCACGGTTCATGTAGGAGAGGAAGATACCAAAAATGTACAAAGCATACCTATACAAACATAACAAATAATAAAGGATAAGAAAAATCATCCACTGTGTGTGCAGTTCATGCTAATACTAATGCCAGGATTTCCTTACTTTTTGCCCTTCAAACACAAATAGAAGACGAGAGCATGATCGTGggttgggggggagggggtcgaAATTTTCCTGGCCAGTGAAGAACGCAGCACTGAAGAAATAGTCCGTGGAGCAACCAAAGAGTACATACAAAATTTAGAGCATGAGAAAAAGATTATTCAGACGGCGATGTAGGAGCTTTAACTTCCGGAAGTCTGCACTTGCGCCCTAAGAGAGATGCAAGCGCGCTTGACAAACCTCATGATAAGATGTTActagaaaaaggaaaaatttaATGTTGCTTTAAAAGTTGCATATTCCGTTGCTACTCAAACAAGATGAAAACCAGACCGCCGCTGTGGCCTAGTGGTTTCAGCaaccacctcgcatgcgggaggtgcggggttctacCCACAGCGCCGCCATGCGCCAACCGGTGAAACAATGAGTACAAACTTTCCCCTCACCTGAtgcttggcttctttagggtgaaatgcttggtaagTGCGTATTTGACACATCCTTGTGCAGACGAAAACAACTTGTGCCACGCCGCTCTGCGGCAACAGATGCCCTTTGGCCATAAAAATTTACCGTCATCATCAAGGTGAAACGTCGTAGATATGCAATGCTATTCAGCTCAAGTTGCGTAAGTAGCGTAATGCGAATTACTTCACGAGAAAGGCGGTTTGTAATCCATCATCTCTTATATCCAGTTTCACGGTATTAGAATGTGGCTATGTATTATTGAGATAATTTATGGTTAAGAGCGATTCGGTTAAGAGAGCTGATCGGTATCGCACCTCCATTATGATGAATGTAACTGCCATTGGTTCAAGCCGAATAATTCCGTTCAGACGAGTGCGTGAAGTGCGATCTAAATCTGACGGTTGTGGCCATGGTGCAGCAAGGTGTCCACCTTGGTACGGCAGCTACGCGCCGCCATCAGTTCGTCGCTGCTGGAGCCCTTCTGGGAGAAGGACATCTTCCACTTCGGAATCCTGGACACGGCGACGAGGAACGCGAGGCAAGTTGATGTGGAGCTGGCCCTGGACGCCTTGAAGGTCGGTAAGACGCTAAAAAGGTTTCTACGCGCCCATGGCCTGCTATGGAACTGCGCAGAGAATATGTAATAAAATCAGTACTTTCGGGGAGTCAAAAGAAATAGGTGGGTATCGCATGTGCGATGCCCATCTGAACCCTTTGCGGCGGCTGGAATCTGGCATGTTTTCAGTGTTTTTAGACAAAGGTCGTGTATGACATGAGCTGCCCATATGAATAAAATCCTTCAGTAAATCTCGCGCGACTCCACATTCACGTAGTGCACTCGTACGTCTGTTGCTCATTTTGGGTGTGTGCCTGTACGTGTATAAATTCTATCTATGTATATGCGTGGATAGCCGTTATTCTTTCTCTAGATTCTGTAGTTCCCTTTAGCCAGCACAGTGTCTGTGTCTACGCTTCCTATTTTGATGCTTTTGTTCCCAAAAATCAGGAGACATGATCGCCCTACTGGAGGGAAGGTGAGGGATTAAGAAGATGTGCGGAGAAGCAAGGTTTGTTCGATGTTAGCGTGGGCGTTGCTAAACAGAGTGCTGCTTGCACTCACAAGGGACTACCATTACGCTTAGACAACTAATGAGAAGGGCCTGCATGCAAAGTTGTAATTGCGTCCCAATTATTATGAGGTCTTCTCTTTTCGCACTAGTCCAAATGCATTAGATATAGAAGGGCATGTCATACCCCCCAGTTTATTCGACGAGAAAGAAATTAGAAGTCCATTCAACCTGGAACATTTCCGAACTAAGCTCATTGGACTGCTCATCTCCACTTGTGGCCGCATGCAGTTTTGGAACGATGCCTGGTGACGCTAACGAAAGTTTATTTCGTGAGTTCATAGCAAGTCTATGCTCAGTCTACGAAATGTGTGTAGAGGTTTTCGCAAAGGAGAGCTCAAATACTGGACACCATGATTTAACACATGACTTTGAGAAATATCACGTGTTTGATTGTACAAAACGTTCACTGAATCATGTAAACAAATGAGGCGTGCATCTCATCTTGTACTTGAGACAGGAAACTATTACTATTAATGAGATAAACACAACAGAAGAACAACGTAGGAGACGCGCTTGTTATGCGTCATTCATACGTTGTATTCGACTTCGTTGTCTTTATTGTTTTCTCTCTAAAATAGTGTGCGCCGTTTGACCGAAATTTAACGCCTTCTAAACCTAATCTTGTTTCCATGATATGTATTTCAAGTTTGTCTAGCGTGGTTTCGCACTAGCACCTAGATAACGTGCATACGCCTAAGGAAATATAGTTTAGAACTGGTGcatgtgaattttttttatacTCTCAACTGATTTGGACCGTGAATCTCTTTCAGGCCCTTGACACGGAAGTTCAGGCGCAGAGACAATTGGGAAACCcatcttttatttttttggcCGGACTAATTACCGGCGAAAACTGGCTTGCGTTCTATAACGAGAAATTTGCGTAAGTACAACTGACATTTCTTACCAAATATCGTAAGTTTTGCACGTGTATCTACGTGTCGCAAGCTTTACCGTGGTTCACATGCTCTGGTCAGCAAAGTTCTTGGCGCCGCTATTGAATGCGACTGCGAGTTCTCGCCTTGGAGATCGAGGGTCGCTTAGCGGCCCCGGCCGAGAAAAAGTGAGAGGGCGAGGTTTTCACAGGAGATGGGGTGAGGCGCTTTTATGGCAAAAACGGTGGTTGGTGATGCAGAGAGACAGTTCGAACAGTGAGTGCGCTAGCGCCTTGTGTAGCAGTGGAGCAAGCACTGAATTGAATTTGTGCTGAGCGGCCCCacttcgatggacgcgaaatgccAAAACGCGTGTGTGCTGTGTTGTGCCAGCAAGtcttaaaaagagaaaaaagattgctgatggcctagctctgttaggccaggatatacgtagcgaaagcgcggcgacttctgcatcggaagagtgcatttactacatgcgcctttattcgtgGTTAAAACTTGAGTTGTCGCGGTGGAGTGGTAGGGTCTCCACCTCAAACGGAAGGCCCtgattcgattccgagcctcggcacaggtttttttttttattcagtgagtgtgcggagggtttcagtagctcccatagatgccggcaccgaatacgttggttagcgcttAAGAGCAGGctgtgttaaggcgcgtttatactccggcgcaacgcgcgcgcgggcgctgcacggcgaagtcacgtcagccaaaccgagaccctctttcatttcatttctccattctgcctgctatctttcatttccgctgccccagttcaggtgcttcagtagtgatggcagatgccggggctagcaaaaatcttttccttcctttttactattatttaataaaaaccactaccaccaccacctatactccaactgcgtttgaccgccgacgcgtttaggggcttcggcgcactctgaccgcactggcggagacttgtaGCATGTCTCTACTTCGctccgagtgcgccagctgccgccggcccggccagatcGGTTCGGCTCCGCTGCGAGGcccgcgttgtgacgtcatgtgccccCTCGGAGCACtgtcacggcgaaatcgcgagttcgtggccagtaaaactttcgctctaaaatactAGGGTGTCTAATAGTCCCGAGTTCTTCACACGCCATCTCCTACATGGCGTCGCCCATATGCAGCTTCCCGACACTAAACTCCAGTTACCACACATCAATGAGAAAGAGTACGTGTAGCTATGAAGCATTTGTTACATGATGCCATGGATACTTGGGAATCTCAATAAGGGGTGCGGaatgataataataatggtttttggggaaagtaaatggcgctgtatctgtctcgtatatcggcggacacctggactaAAGTGTACACTTTACCTGGACTGCgccgaagggaagggataaagaagggagtgaaagaagaaagaggttcagtaaaacgagctcttgggcgagtaGGTTAATtttcttaggcatagtagcagcgcaaaaaaacacaataataataataattggtttttctggaaaggaattggcacagtatctgtctcatatatcgttggacacctgaactgcgccgtaagggaagggataaaggagggagtgaacgaagaaaggagagaagaggtgccgtagtggagggctccggaataatttcgcacacctggggatctttaacgtgcactgacatcgcacagcacacaagcgccttagcgtttttcctccataaaaaagcagccgccgctttcgggttcgaacccgggtactccggatcagtagccgagcgctctaaccactgagccaccgcggcgggccacaataataatgataattggtttaatggggaaaggaaatggcgcagtatctgtctcatatatcgttggacacctaaaacACACAAAATGAGAACTAGAcagcagcgtctgtgcgtgtctctcggtgccTAGTtcttattttgtgtgttttttgcgctgctactgttcctaagagaagaaagaagtgccgtagtggagtgcttcggaataatttcgagcacctggggatctttaacgtgccctgacatcgcacaacacacgagcgccttagcatttttcctccataaaaacgcagcagccgcgttcgggttcgaacccaggaactccggatcagtagccgagcgctctaaccactgagccaccgcggcggggctagggGTGCGGAACGTTTTTGCTTTCGCTGTTATGCGATTTACCACGCATAGCGTAAAAACTGCGCAATTACTATTAAAAAATATTTCCTTTCAAACGAACGTTTAATATAAGGACGTTCTCCAAAATTTACACAGGTGTTAAGGGTCCTGAGCAAAAATTCGATTCCTCATTATGTCTCCACTGCTCAATAGCTGGTTAAATAGGCTGTTGCCCGAGCCAGCTTGTTTCAGAAATAATAGGTTACAGAACTGACGTCTGGTCATTTATCATGTCGGTTTTTCAACCACGATATGTGTGGAAAATTTGATGGCGGGGCTGTCCTTTAGGCGTCATGTTCTTGTGAATGCTGTTACGTAACGGCTATATGCAGCAAGGGATGGACGGCTTGGGACAGCCGGAAAGCACACAAGTGCGCCCCACAGCGTCGTCGTCCAAGAAACTTCGTCGACCTCCCAGAGCGTCCACAGCTACACCTCTACTGGTAGCGAAGCCTTTAAACATAAACAGCTTTGAGCTTAGACGGGACACTTCAGCGGGTCAATTCGTCAGTTCTAAATGTCTCGTATTTGTTCACCCATACGTAATGGCCCCACAATGCGCGCATGCACTCTTGATGTGCTGATGGTCCTACCGTGTAATGGCGTGGTTAGGCATAACCTGCGCACTTCGTAGTCTTGATGAACAGTGAGCGAAGCGTGGTGGTCGAGAACTGTAAGGCATGTGACCACAGGATTGATTTCGAAGGAACTCTTCTGTTGCAGATCGAGGAGGCAAGCCCGCGTAGAAGGCTGCTGCTTGAGTAATATTCACTAGACACTGAAGAACATTATTCGCTTCTTTAAACCCTTGCTATTTCTACGCACATGTCTGAAGGTCAGTGACCCTGTGGTCGAACATACGTAGACTTAAAAGCAAGCTGCAACTTGTCTGGTGTCACACCTAGATGAAGAAAACGACTTAGCTTGGAAACGGCGTGTTATATTTAAGAACTTGGTTGGCGACGATTTCTCAATTAAAGCTGCACGAGTGCTTTGGTTTGTCCAGAGAGAACACAATATATTCTTCAGCGTTTTAAAAGAAATATCAGACAGTTAAATGGAAAGTGCAGCTTCGAGTTCctacgaataaataaataaataccggCTTTTTTGCAAGCGGTGTTTGCAGAGTGGACAAATTATTTGGACTGCTATGCTTGAACAGTGCCTATGTCTCCACAGGAACTTCTACAAGCCCGACCTGTTCATCGCGCAGGGCCACTACTTCTACGGGGACAACACACTTCGCAACTGCCGCGTGATGCCGCCTACACTGCTCTCCAGGCCGGCGGGTGTTGAAGAAACTTACCAGCATGACTTGGTGGGAACTAAACACTTGTCCGCATGTTATAGTTTCTTGTGATCTTTCCAACAAGAGAAATTATAACATATATCATTGAAAGAGGTAGCGAAAAAGACGACCAACTTTCTATGTTGGCCAGTAGGTGCGTGCTGTAGCAATTAGTATTGCTGCTTGAACAGGGGCACAATCAATGTAACACACACGTAAGCGACACATGGCGCTTGGTTTTAATGGCATTCATGTCGTTGCTCACTCGAAACATGCACTCCTATCACACAAAAAATTTGTGACAGGTTGCTTCACTTTCACGTGCATGGACATATAGGTCAGCATTGCTGTTTGTTAGTCACTTAGCGCGGCTTCATTAGAGGCCGTACGGTATATTATTTAGACCTCTAGTCCACGAACATGTAAGAGAGCACCGAGAACGTAGCGCAAATTAGCACTAAGTTTTTCGTGTTCCAAATGCACAAATGTGTCCAAATATCTCCTGTTGTAAAGTGTGAAGAGGACACCAATGAATAGCGGTGTTTTTGGAGTGGAGCGGCAGTGCCATTGTGACGTCTTACAGGCGAGCATACTTTTCTCAGCAGTGCTTAAGCGACATGCGTTCCGTGCAATGCCTAAGCGACGTAGGCCATCCGTCCTTATGTTTGAGATCACTTCATTACTGATTTATGCGGTACGTATTGGAAGGCTTCTATTTTACTTGCAAGTGAAAGTGGTGGCGCACTGTGCTGCAGTGTCATTATGTCACTGTTATGTTTTGTGCGGCGCAGGCCTAATTTGTCACCTCTTTTGGGGGTTGCCGAAGCGCAGATC includes these proteins:
- the LOC144101682 gene encoding uncharacterized protein LOC144101682; the protein is MVVPPRPSVLRITPERKTTTVAGTTKKTTTKLTTRMETTMPISTATPSSSTQSPRMVMDKQPLVCTMGSRTSSAQMFPPDTLCEYIIYDSIEKDNRNPLASPNQWGNDLRIFIDAYARYTTTAFGIGFAYDKVSTLVRQLRAAISSSLLEPFWEKDIFHFGILDTATRNARQVDVELALDALKALDTEVQAQRQLGNPSFIFLAGLITGENWLAFYNEKFANFYKPDLFIAQGHYFYGDNTLRNCRVMPPTLLSRPAGVEETYQHDLNLAAASLNRLSARGLPIVWALSVTMKGRWTMTLPLQGFDDFFSGCVHNASAPSFGSYAEICTNTSFFHGSYSQAVNAVLSVHDTDNLLFAYDNEVGLCRKLCTVKSQRLSVPFGIAVYDLDYEDFSNTCGAVNKYGAFSRLQAIRIILNFFRTRFNRFTDFAACQRLIT